In Capillimicrobium parvum, a genomic segment contains:
- a CDS encoding GGDEF domain-containing protein, translating into MATERCVVSGDPPTGPHPADGDVAVVVLDHRLSIAEATGPDLEPPFPRDIREQLEAVVGDGVRRTVAWTGAAGQRYAGEVLPLPGGAGCVLVVRDASAAQERERRRRQLAASLTEIVAVLRPDGVCTWVSSSIERVLGWTAADLVGERIDRFVHPQDAARIVGLPAALRSGGEHEVTVRLRARDGEYRWVEGSLRATLVPAAGELVEVVCVGRDVTQRRLAEEMLRAREADLRELAENTADFVSRLSPDAIYRYASPSVHRLLGWQPSDLVGRSAYEFIHPDDADAVRRAHSDVFEDEVLPTVSCRLRASDGTYRWMQSTAVAVRTDEGLLREIQVASRDVTEQMALQQRLQHLADHDPLTNLANRRRFERVLEGQVGRAQRYGEVAVLLLVDLDGFKQVNDRFGHLAGDRVLQAAADAIRSRLRSSDEAARLGGDEFAVMLMHAGAEVAARVKLDLVRAIEGAARRVDSVRTPISASIGVALIDTHTVDRDAALRDADADLYRQKTERSPA; encoded by the coding sequence GTGGCAACCGAGCGCTGCGTGGTATCTGGCGATCCCCCCACCGGCCCGCATCCCGCCGACGGCGACGTGGCGGTGGTCGTCCTCGACCACCGCCTTTCGATCGCCGAGGCGACCGGCCCCGACCTCGAGCCTCCGTTCCCGCGGGACATCCGCGAGCAGCTCGAGGCCGTCGTGGGCGACGGGGTGCGGCGCACGGTGGCGTGGACGGGTGCGGCCGGGCAGCGCTATGCCGGCGAGGTGCTGCCGCTGCCGGGCGGCGCGGGGTGCGTGCTGGTGGTCCGCGACGCCTCGGCGGCACAGGAGCGCGAGCGGCGCCGGCGCCAGCTCGCGGCGAGCCTCACGGAGATCGTCGCGGTGCTGCGCCCGGACGGCGTGTGCACGTGGGTCTCGTCCTCGATCGAGCGGGTGCTCGGCTGGACGGCCGCCGACCTGGTGGGGGAGCGCATCGACCGCTTCGTGCATCCGCAGGACGCCGCGCGGATCGTCGGCCTGCCGGCCGCGCTGCGGTCGGGAGGCGAGCACGAGGTGACCGTGCGCCTGCGCGCCCGCGATGGCGAGTACCGCTGGGTCGAGGGGTCGCTGCGCGCGACGCTCGTGCCGGCGGCGGGCGAGCTCGTGGAGGTCGTCTGCGTGGGGCGCGACGTCACGCAGCGCCGGCTCGCGGAGGAGATGCTGCGCGCCCGCGAGGCCGACCTGCGCGAGCTCGCAGAGAACACGGCGGACTTCGTCTCGCGCTTGTCGCCCGACGCGATCTACCGCTACGCGTCGCCGTCGGTCCACCGGCTGCTCGGGTGGCAGCCGTCGGACCTGGTCGGGCGCTCGGCGTACGAGTTCATCCATCCCGACGACGCGGACGCCGTGCGGCGCGCGCACAGCGACGTGTTCGAGGACGAGGTGCTGCCGACGGTCAGCTGCCGCTTGCGGGCGAGCGACGGGACGTATCGGTGGATGCAGTCGACCGCGGTCGCGGTGCGCACGGACGAGGGGCTCCTGCGCGAGATCCAGGTCGCCAGCCGCGACGTCACCGAGCAGATGGCGCTCCAGCAGCGCCTGCAGCACCTCGCCGACCACGACCCGCTCACGAACCTCGCCAACCGCCGCCGGTTCGAGCGCGTCCTCGAGGGCCAGGTCGGGCGGGCGCAGCGCTACGGAGAGGTCGCGGTGCTCCTGCTCGTCGACCTCGACGGCTTCAAGCAGGTCAACGACCGCTTCGGGCACCTCGCGGGCGACCGCGTCCTGCAGGCGGCGGCCGACGCGATCCGCTCGCGCCTGCGCTCGAGCGACGAGGCGGCGCGGCTGGGCGGCGACGAGTTCGCCGTCATGCTCATGCACGCAGGAGCCGAGGTGGCGGCCCGCGTCAAGCTCGATCTGGTGCGGGCCATCGAGGGGGCGGCGCGCCGGGTCGACAGCGTCAGGACGCCGATCTCCGCGTCGATCGGCGTGGCCCTGATCGATACGCACACCGTCGACCGCGACGCCGCGCTGCGCGATGCGGACGCGGACCTGTACCGGCAGAAGACCGAGCGCTCGCCGGCGTAG
- a CDS encoding Lrp/AsnC family transcriptional regulator: MQMDDIDRNIIALLVEDARRSYGDIGSHVSLSAPSVKRRVDALRRSGAIEGFTAVLDHSAMGDATEALVELFYAPGTLLDEVAERLASHPQVVEAWSVTGDADAVARVRTHGNLELERLIMELQRDGSVVRTRTVVVLSRLVSRRN; encoded by the coding sequence GTGCAAATGGACGACATAGATCGCAATATCATTGCGCTGCTCGTGGAAGATGCCCGACGTTCCTATGGCGACATCGGCAGCCACGTCTCGCTCAGCGCCCCCTCCGTCAAACGCCGCGTCGACGCGCTGCGTCGATCGGGCGCGATCGAGGGCTTCACGGCGGTGCTCGACCACAGCGCGATGGGAGACGCGACGGAGGCCCTCGTGGAGCTGTTCTACGCACCGGGCACGCTCCTGGACGAGGTGGCCGAGCGCCTGGCCAGCCACCCTCAGGTGGTGGAGGCCTGGAGTGTCACAGGCGACGCGGACGCCGTCGCGCGCGTGCGCACGCACGGCAATCTCGAGCTCGAGCGGCTCATCATGGAGCTCCAGCGCGACGGCAGCGTCGTGCGCACCCGGACGGTCGTCGTGCTCTCCCGGTTGGTGTCGCGCCGCAACTGA
- a CDS encoding amidohydrolase family protein, with protein sequence MPIDLQRVRAIDVHTHVHRNAAGEPLPSDGPEGAVAKVFGNDALLSVAELAEFYREREMACVAFFVDLIGFESPLSNDDVFTEAAKHDDVIIPFASIDPRRGADGVAEARRLIETYPVRGFKFHPSLQAFWPNDEAFYPLYEVLQEARVPALFHTGQTAVGSGQPGGGGIRLKYSNPMALDDVAADFPDMPIVMAHPSVPWQDEALSVAVHKPQVYIDLSGWSPKYFPENLVRYSNTLLKHKVLFGTDYPALTPERWMRDFETLPIKDEVKPLILKDNAARLFGLG encoded by the coding sequence ATGCCGATCGATCTCCAGCGCGTCCGTGCCATCGACGTCCACACGCACGTCCACCGCAACGCGGCCGGCGAGCCGCTTCCCAGCGACGGGCCGGAGGGGGCGGTCGCCAAGGTCTTCGGCAACGACGCGCTGCTCTCGGTCGCCGAGCTCGCGGAGTTCTACCGCGAGCGGGAGATGGCGTGCGTCGCGTTCTTCGTCGACCTGATCGGCTTCGAGAGCCCGCTGTCCAACGACGACGTCTTCACCGAGGCGGCCAAGCACGACGACGTGATCATCCCCTTCGCGAGCATCGACCCGCGCCGGGGTGCGGACGGCGTCGCGGAGGCCCGCCGGCTGATCGAGACGTATCCCGTGCGCGGCTTCAAGTTCCACCCCAGCCTCCAGGCCTTCTGGCCCAACGACGAGGCGTTCTATCCGCTCTACGAGGTGCTGCAGGAGGCGCGCGTCCCCGCCCTGTTCCACACCGGCCAGACCGCGGTGGGCAGCGGTCAGCCGGGCGGCGGGGGCATCCGGCTGAAGTACTCCAACCCGATGGCGCTCGACGACGTCGCCGCGGACTTCCCCGACATGCCGATCGTCATGGCCCACCCGTCGGTGCCGTGGCAGGACGAGGCGCTGTCGGTGGCCGTCCACAAGCCACAGGTGTACATCGACCTGTCGGGCTGGTCGCCGAAGTACTTCCCGGAGAACCTCGTGCGCTACTCGAACACGCTGCTCAAGCACAAGGTCCTCTTCGGCACCGACTACCCCGCGCTCACGCCCGAGCGCTGGATGCGCGACTTCGAGACGCTGCCGATCAAGGACGAGGTCAAGCCGCTGATCCTCAAGGACAACGCCGCCCGGCTGTTCGGGCTGGGCTGA
- a CDS encoding phenylacetate--CoA ligase family protein, whose protein sequence is MSTASRDAWLAAVRRWKLHPDEPADERLWAPELEACSRDELHAIQSEKLVPAVQYLYEHSPLYASLCAACGIEPGDVTGREQLADLPVVTKDDMSRSLAAAAPWGTYTAIDDERWLTDGWQVFATSGTTSQPRPFRYTQFDREMWTWADARAVHAMGIRGGRDVGMMLFGYGPHVAMWGLHHALIHIGVPIVPAGGLDTRTRAASIDRYGPTVIGCTPSYALHLASVMRDMGLDPAASPVRVVIAMGEPLPESSARRIRDLWDAEVHQFYGCTEAAPSCGGYTCTAGSVHFLEDTHVLETLDPKTLKPVAPGSPGVAVVTNLISEASPQVRFLVGDYTALDHAGCACGRTHVVCEGGFTGRADDMLNVRGVTLFPSAVEDVVRGFAELGEEFQIVLERRAELDELILVAEPLPHVADDRHEELTLRLEGAFRARLELRPTIRLQPYGTLPKTEFKAKRVMDRRE, encoded by the coding sequence ATGTCGACGGCGTCTCGCGACGCGTGGCTGGCGGCGGTGCGCCGGTGGAAGCTGCATCCGGACGAGCCCGCGGACGAGCGGCTCTGGGCGCCCGAGCTCGAGGCGTGCTCGCGCGACGAGCTGCATGCCATCCAGTCCGAGAAGCTCGTGCCGGCGGTGCAGTACCTGTACGAGCACTCGCCGCTGTACGCCTCGCTGTGCGCGGCGTGCGGCATCGAGCCGGGCGACGTCACCGGGCGCGAGCAGCTTGCCGATCTGCCGGTCGTCACGAAGGACGACATGAGCCGCTCGCTCGCGGCCGCGGCGCCGTGGGGGACGTACACGGCCATCGACGACGAGCGCTGGCTGACGGACGGCTGGCAGGTCTTCGCCACGTCCGGCACGACCTCGCAGCCCCGGCCGTTCCGTTATACGCAGTTCGATCGCGAGATGTGGACGTGGGCCGATGCCCGCGCGGTGCACGCGATGGGCATCCGGGGCGGCCGCGACGTGGGCATGATGCTGTTCGGATACGGGCCGCACGTGGCGATGTGGGGGCTGCACCATGCCCTGATCCACATCGGCGTGCCGATCGTGCCGGCCGGAGGCCTCGACACGCGCACGCGCGCCGCGTCGATCGACCGCTACGGACCCACCGTGATCGGGTGCACGCCGTCGTACGCGCTGCACCTCGCGTCGGTGATGCGCGACATGGGCCTCGACCCGGCCGCGAGTCCCGTCCGCGTCGTCATCGCGATGGGGGAGCCGCTGCCCGAGAGCTCGGCGCGGCGCATCCGCGACCTGTGGGACGCCGAGGTCCACCAGTTCTACGGATGCACCGAGGCGGCACCGTCGTGCGGCGGCTACACGTGCACGGCCGGCTCGGTGCACTTCCTCGAGGACACGCACGTCCTGGAGACGCTCGACCCCAAGACCCTGAAGCCGGTGGCGCCGGGGTCCCCGGGCGTCGCGGTCGTGACGAACCTGATCAGCGAAGCGTCGCCGCAGGTGCGCTTCCTCGTCGGCGACTACACGGCCCTGGACCACGCCGGCTGCGCGTGCGGGCGCACGCACGTCGTCTGCGAGGGCGGCTTCACCGGCCGCGCGGACGACATGCTCAACGTCCGCGGGGTCACGCTGTTCCCGAGCGCGGTCGAGGACGTCGTCCGCGGCTTCGCGGAGCTGGGCGAGGAGTTCCAGATAGTCCTCGAGCGCCGTGCCGAGCTGGACGAGCTCATCCTCGTCGCCGAGCCGCTGCCGCACGTGGCCGACGACCGGCACGAGGAGCTCACGCTGCGGCTCGAAGGCGCCTTCCGCGCCCGGCTCGAGCTGCGGCCGACCATCCGGCTGCAGCCCTACGGGACGCTGCCCAAGACGGAGTTCAAGGCCAAGCGGGTGATGGACCGGCGCGAGTAG
- a CDS encoding GldG family protein, translated as MPIRPPIARVLFDEAHSEAWTVRPDLARAMQPAHPEDSSYARAAEALGRRDLEVRVHEDGALDSGVLGAADVLVIAHPSEPRWERTLPAGSPQLAPGELDAIEAFVDGGGGLIVLGETEQDKYGNNLNDLVDRFGVRIGNDTVSDYAHHRQAPHWILADLVHPSEGVDLLARVHEACFYRASTLSLSNGAKVLARTSAAASTPCAPLVAVTEHGAGRVVVLSDSDLFGDDCLGELDHEALWCNLVQWAAGSAFRRPAAAAPAPARENVHWLALKHEVDDLRLRQRGDGSVDLEVHDAAALAAQVERIAAAVRGLAALFAHQAAYLDAVVDDLDAWVADGFGVPDFTRALQRFRPEQQRADGIQHLVLFPMYKQNGSRDSVFEALIVGVPWPEWLAQLERTRYDNPKFVPVTLVDHTVGYDSECAVLFPETVSVAGAPVNNFGAIFCDREAARFRAASARAAGLLRLNLPPDAAALLESEQLSRDAYELWDLIHDRAHSHGDLPFDPFMIRQRMPYWMYSLEELRCDLTAFSEAVSLEREGFAFARHVQYAILFDRLFRFPITGPRVRNYDGLGGQLLFGFLHATRRLHWTDNRLTIEWEHVADGVLELRERVERLYRAGIARTKLQHWEAAHDLVSEFVPAAAGSRWAAGARDFGEVADPRPYVDEVLPDEFPLSLFYTSLQQKLAAA; from the coding sequence ATGCCCATCCGCCCGCCCATCGCCCGCGTTCTGTTCGATGAGGCGCACAGCGAGGCCTGGACCGTCCGTCCCGACCTGGCGCGCGCCATGCAGCCGGCACATCCGGAGGACTCGTCATACGCGCGCGCCGCGGAGGCGCTCGGGCGGCGGGACCTGGAGGTGCGCGTGCACGAGGACGGGGCGCTCGACTCCGGCGTGCTGGGCGCGGCCGATGTGCTGGTGATCGCCCATCCGTCCGAGCCGCGGTGGGAGCGGACCCTGCCGGCCGGCTCCCCGCAGCTCGCGCCCGGGGAGCTCGACGCGATCGAGGCGTTCGTGGACGGCGGCGGCGGGCTGATCGTCCTCGGCGAGACCGAGCAGGACAAGTACGGCAACAACCTCAACGACCTGGTCGACCGCTTCGGCGTCCGCATCGGCAACGACACGGTCTCCGACTACGCGCACCACCGTCAGGCGCCGCACTGGATCCTCGCCGACCTCGTGCATCCGTCCGAGGGCGTGGACCTGCTCGCGCGCGTGCACGAGGCCTGCTTCTACCGTGCGTCGACGCTCAGCCTCAGCAACGGCGCCAAGGTGCTCGCGCGCACGTCTGCAGCCGCCTCGACGCCGTGCGCGCCGCTGGTCGCCGTCACCGAGCACGGCGCCGGGCGAGTCGTCGTGCTGTCGGACTCCGACCTCTTCGGCGACGACTGTCTCGGCGAGCTCGATCACGAGGCGCTCTGGTGCAACCTGGTGCAGTGGGCCGCGGGCTCCGCGTTCCGGCGGCCGGCGGCCGCCGCGCCGGCGCCCGCGCGCGAGAACGTCCACTGGCTCGCGCTCAAGCACGAGGTCGACGACCTGCGGCTGCGCCAGCGCGGCGACGGCAGCGTGGATCTCGAGGTCCACGACGCGGCAGCGCTGGCCGCGCAGGTCGAGCGGATCGCGGCCGCGGTTCGCGGGCTCGCAGCCCTGTTCGCGCACCAGGCGGCGTATCTCGACGCGGTCGTCGACGACCTCGACGCCTGGGTCGCGGACGGCTTCGGAGTCCCGGACTTCACGCGGGCGCTGCAGCGCTTCCGCCCCGAGCAGCAGCGCGCCGACGGCATCCAGCACCTCGTGCTGTTTCCGATGTACAAGCAGAACGGGTCGCGCGACTCGGTCTTCGAGGCGCTGATCGTCGGTGTGCCGTGGCCCGAGTGGCTTGCCCAGCTCGAGCGCACGCGCTACGACAACCCGAAGTTCGTGCCCGTGACGCTCGTCGACCACACCGTCGGCTACGACAGCGAGTGCGCGGTGCTGTTCCCGGAGACGGTGAGCGTCGCCGGCGCGCCGGTCAACAACTTCGGCGCCATCTTCTGCGATCGCGAGGCGGCGCGGTTCCGCGCCGCGTCGGCGCGCGCGGCGGGGCTGCTGCGGCTGAACCTGCCGCCCGACGCGGCCGCGCTGCTGGAGAGCGAGCAGCTCTCGCGCGACGCCTACGAGCTGTGGGACCTCATCCACGACCGCGCGCACAGCCACGGCGACCTGCCCTTCGACCCGTTCATGATCCGCCAGCGGATGCCGTACTGGATGTACTCGCTGGAGGAGCTGCGCTGCGACCTCACGGCGTTCTCCGAGGCGGTCAGCTTGGAGCGCGAGGGCTTCGCGTTCGCGCGCCACGTCCAGTACGCGATCCTGTTCGACCGCCTGTTCCGGTTCCCGATCACCGGGCCGCGCGTGCGCAACTACGACGGTCTGGGGGGACAGCTGCTGTTCGGCTTCCTGCACGCGACGCGGCGCCTGCACTGGACCGACAACCGGCTGACGATCGAGTGGGAGCACGTCGCCGACGGCGTGCTCGAGCTGCGCGAGCGCGTCGAGCGGCTGTACCGTGCCGGGATCGCCCGCACGAAGCTCCAGCACTGGGAGGCGGCGCACGACCTGGTCTCCGAGTTCGTCCCCGCGGCGGCCGGATCGCGCTGGGCGGCCGGCGCGCGCGACTTCGGCGAGGTCGCCGATCCGCGGCCGTACGTCGACGAGGTGCTGCCCGACGAGTTCCCGCTGTCGCTGTTCTACACGTCGCTGCAGCAGAAGCTCGCGGCCGCATGA
- a CDS encoding acetoacetate--CoA ligase, whose amino-acid sequence MPVGEGDLLWTPPGDIREHTQVGRYLAWLESERGLTFADHEALWTWSITDLDAFWSSIWEFFDVRASVQPERVLGRRTMPGAQWFPGARLNYAENLLDRGRPSGDPAIFGRSQSRDAVDLTWGDLLDQVARARAGLQRLGVGRGDRVVAYLPNIPETVVAMLACASLGAVWASCSPEFGVRSAVDRFGQLEPKVLLAVGAYMYGDRLIVRRDEVAEIRAGLGPGLEHVVDIAYAGERLADAVAWEDLVANPGPLEFEQLPPDHPVFVLFSSGTTGLPKAIVHGHGGILVEHYKTMGLNWDLRPGSRLMWFSTTGWMMWNALVSGLLTGGAIVTIDGNPGHPDLGWQWRLAEETGATHMGVSPAFVTGCRKAGIEPGREYDLRAIEQVAAAGSPMPPEGFAWVYEQLGSHVFLNVGSGGTDICSGIVGNSELLPVWAGEISGRMLGVAAYAFDEEAREIVGEVGELVITQPMPSMPVAFWNDPDGSRLSAAYFEHYPGIWRHGDWITFTERGSCVISGRSDATLNRGGVRLGTGEIYAVIEEIDEILDSLIVHLEDPGGGAGELLLFVVLRDGRELDDDLRRGIARSVRAALSPRHVPDSVIAVSAVPRTLTGKKLEVPVKRILQGAPREQVASRDALADPTALDAFVDYAGSRAPAG is encoded by the coding sequence ATGCCCGTGGGAGAGGGAGATCTGCTCTGGACGCCTCCGGGCGACATCCGCGAGCACACACAGGTCGGTCGCTACCTCGCCTGGCTCGAGAGTGAGCGCGGCCTGACGTTCGCGGACCACGAGGCTCTGTGGACGTGGTCGATCACCGACCTGGACGCGTTCTGGAGCTCGATCTGGGAGTTCTTCGACGTCCGCGCGAGCGTCCAGCCCGAGCGGGTGCTCGGCCGGCGGACGATGCCGGGAGCGCAGTGGTTCCCGGGCGCGCGCCTGAACTACGCCGAGAACCTGCTCGACCGCGGCCGCCCCAGCGGCGACCCGGCGATCTTCGGGCGTTCGCAGTCGCGCGACGCGGTCGATCTGACGTGGGGCGACCTGCTGGACCAGGTCGCTCGCGCTCGCGCCGGTCTCCAGCGCCTGGGCGTCGGCCGCGGAGATCGGGTCGTCGCCTATCTGCCGAACATCCCGGAGACGGTCGTCGCGATGCTCGCGTGCGCGAGCCTGGGCGCGGTGTGGGCGTCCTGCTCGCCCGAGTTCGGCGTCCGCAGCGCGGTCGACCGCTTCGGCCAGCTCGAGCCGAAGGTCCTGCTCGCCGTCGGCGCCTACATGTACGGCGACCGGCTGATCGTCCGCCGTGACGAGGTCGCGGAGATCCGCGCCGGCCTCGGGCCCGGCCTCGAGCACGTGGTCGACATCGCCTACGCCGGCGAGCGGCTGGCCGACGCCGTGGCCTGGGAGGACCTCGTCGCCAACCCCGGCCCGCTCGAGTTCGAGCAGCTGCCGCCCGATCATCCGGTCTTCGTCCTGTTCTCCTCGGGCACCACCGGGCTGCCGAAGGCGATCGTGCACGGCCACGGCGGGATCCTGGTCGAGCACTACAAGACGATGGGCCTGAACTGGGACCTGCGGCCGGGGTCCCGGCTGATGTGGTTCTCGACCACCGGCTGGATGATGTGGAACGCGCTGGTCTCCGGCCTGCTGACCGGCGGCGCGATCGTCACGATCGACGGCAACCCCGGCCATCCCGACCTGGGGTGGCAGTGGCGCCTGGCCGAGGAGACGGGGGCCACGCACATGGGCGTCAGCCCCGCGTTCGTGACCGGCTGCCGGAAGGCGGGCATCGAGCCGGGCCGGGAGTACGACCTGCGCGCGATCGAGCAGGTCGCCGCCGCGGGCTCCCCGATGCCGCCCGAGGGTTTCGCGTGGGTCTACGAGCAGCTCGGCTCGCACGTCTTCCTCAACGTGGGGTCGGGCGGCACCGACATCTGCAGCGGCATCGTCGGCAACAGCGAGCTGCTCCCGGTCTGGGCGGGGGAGATCTCCGGCCGGATGCTCGGGGTGGCCGCCTATGCGTTCGACGAGGAGGCCCGCGAGATCGTCGGCGAGGTGGGCGAGCTCGTGATCACCCAGCCGATGCCGTCGATGCCGGTCGCCTTCTGGAACGACCCGGACGGCAGCCGCCTGAGCGCCGCGTACTTCGAGCACTACCCCGGCATCTGGCGCCACGGCGACTGGATCACGTTCACCGAGCGCGGCAGCTGCGTCATCAGCGGCCGCTCGGACGCGACGCTCAACCGCGGCGGGGTGCGACTCGGCACGGGCGAGATCTACGCGGTCATCGAGGAGATCGACGAGATCCTCGACAGCCTCATCGTCCACCTGGAGGACCCGGGCGGCGGAGCCGGCGAGCTGCTGCTCTTCGTCGTCCTGCGCGACGGCCGCGAGCTCGACGACGACCTCCGGCGGGGGATCGCCCGGTCCGTCCGCGCCGCCCTGTCGCCCCGGCACGTCCCCGACTCCGTCATCGCCGTCAGCGCGGTGCCGCGCACGCTGACCGGCAAGAAGCTCGAGGTGCCCGTCAAGCGCATCCTGCAGGGTGCGCCGCGCGAGCAGGTGGCCAGCCGCGACGCCCTGGCCGACCCGACGGCGCTCGACGCGTTCGTCGACTACGCCGGATCGCGCGCACCGGCGGGCTGA
- a CDS encoding threonine aldolase family protein, producing the protein MKSFASDNYAAVHPAVLEAIGAANQDHARAYGADPWTARAEALLRDAFGADARSFAVFNGTGANVLSIRAACRSAAAVICTDTAHINVDEGGAPERIAGVKLLTAPAADGKLTPADVERLCVRMGDEHQAQPGLVSISQTTELGTRYDPAEIAALAAAAHERGLLLHVDGARICHAAAALDCSLAAITTDAGVDLVSFGATKVGALGAEAVVVLRPELADALPYLRKQSLQLASKGRFLAAQLAALLEGELWRELAGHANAMAARLAGAVAGIDGVTVTQAVQANAVFAILPEAATREVQEQWPFYVWDPATGEVRWMCAWDTTPDEVDGFAEAIRTAVGARV; encoded by the coding sequence GTGAAGAGCTTCGCCAGCGACAACTACGCGGCCGTGCACCCGGCGGTGCTCGAGGCGATCGGCGCCGCCAACCAGGACCACGCCCGGGCCTACGGGGCCGACCCGTGGACCGCGCGGGCCGAGGCGCTGCTGCGTGACGCCTTCGGGGCGGACGCCCGGTCGTTCGCGGTGTTCAACGGCACCGGGGCCAACGTGCTGTCGATCCGCGCGGCGTGCCGTTCAGCGGCTGCGGTCATCTGCACGGACACGGCGCACATCAACGTGGACGAGGGCGGCGCCCCCGAGCGCATCGCGGGGGTCAAGCTCCTCACCGCGCCGGCGGCTGACGGCAAGCTCACCCCGGCCGACGTCGAGCGGCTCTGCGTGCGGATGGGCGACGAGCATCAGGCCCAGCCGGGGCTGGTGTCGATCTCGCAGACCACCGAGCTCGGCACGCGCTACGACCCGGCGGAGATCGCCGCGCTCGCCGCCGCCGCTCACGAGCGCGGCCTGCTCCTGCACGTCGACGGCGCGCGGATCTGCCATGCGGCCGCCGCGCTGGACTGCTCGCTGGCCGCGATCACCACGGACGCCGGCGTCGACCTCGTCTCGTTCGGCGCGACGAAGGTCGGCGCGCTGGGGGCCGAGGCGGTCGTCGTCCTGCGCCCCGAGCTCGCCGACGCGCTGCCGTACCTGCGCAAGCAGTCGCTCCAGCTGGCCTCGAAGGGGCGGTTCCTGGCCGCGCAGCTCGCGGCGCTGCTGGAGGGCGAGCTGTGGCGTGAGCTCGCCGGGCATGCCAACGCGATGGCGGCGCGGCTGGCGGGCGCGGTCGCCGGCATCGATGGCGTGACCGTGACCCAGGCGGTCCAGGCCAATGCGGTCTTCGCGATCCTGCCGGAGGCGGCCACGCGCGAGGTCCAGGAGCAGTGGCCGTTCTACGTGTGGGACCCGGCGACCGGCGAAGTGCGCTGGATGTGCGCCTGGGACACCACGCCCGATGAGGTCGACGGCTTCGCCGAGGCGATCCGCACAGCGGTGGGTGCGCGGGTCTGA